One window from the genome of Alnus glutinosa chromosome 13, dhAlnGlut1.1, whole genome shotgun sequence encodes:
- the LOC133854168 gene encoding endoglucanase 6 has translation MERSVRFISMSSLLLLLLVGLPVALAGHDYGQALSKSILFFEAQRSGFLPHNQRVTWRADSGLHDGKTSGVDLVGGYYDAGDNVKFGLPMAFTITMMSWSIIEYGKQIAAGGELGHAMDAVKWGTDYLIKAHPEPDVLYGEVGDGNSDHYCWQRPEDMTTDRRAYKIDPSNPGSDLAGETAAAMAAASVVFRHSNPAYSNKLITHAQQLFDFADKYRGKYDSSINVAQKYYRSVSGYNDELLWAAAWLYQATNNQYYLNYLGNNGDSLGGTGWGMTEFGWDVKYAGVQTLVAKFLMQGKAGRYAPVFERYQQKAEYFMCSCIGKGTRNIQKTPGGLIFRQRWNNMQFVTSASFLATVYSDYLASAGKSVNCASGNVSPSELLSFAKSQVDYLLGDNPRATSYMVGYGNNFPRQVHHRASSIVSIKVDNSFVSCRGGYATWFSSKSSDPNVLVGAVVGGPDAYDNFADQRDNYEQTEPATYNNAPLFGLLARLSGGHSGYNQLLPVIPAAPKSVVTQPSPASQPKTTPASSSVPIAIEQKLTSSWNDKGKTYYRYSTIVTNKSAKTLKYLNLSVSKLYGPLWGLTKSGDSYAFPSWLNSLPAGKSLEFVYIHSASPADVSVSSYTLA, from the exons ATGGAGAGGTCTGTGAGATTCATTTCCATGTCTTctctgcttctgcttctgcttGTTGGGCTTCCTGTTGCTTTGGCTGGCCATGACTATGGCCAAGCTCTAAGCAAAAGCATTCTCTTCTTTGAAGCTCAGAGATCTGGTTTCCTTCCCCACAACCAAAGAGTCACATGGAGAGCTGATTCTGGTTTGCATGATGGCAAGACTAGTGGG GTGGATCTGGTGGGAGGGTATTATGATGCAGGGGACAATGTGAAGTTTGGGCTGCCCATGGCATTCACCATAACAATGATGTCATGGAGCATAATCGAGTATGGGAAGCAAATTGCCGCCGGCGGTGAGCTTGGTCATGCCATGGATGCTGTCAAATGGGGCACTGACTACCTCATTAAAGCTCACCCGGAACCTGATGTCCTCTATGGAGAG GTGGGAGACGGGAACAGTGACCACTACTGCTGGCAAAGGCCGGAGGACATGACCACCGACCGCCGAGCCTACAAGATCGACCCGAGCAACCCCGGGTCGGATCTCGCCGGAGAAACCGCCGCGGCCATGGCCGCCGCCTCCGTGGTGTTCCGCCACTCCAACCCCGCCTATTCCAACAAGCTCATCACCCACGCCCAGCAG cTGTTCGATTTTGCGGACAAATACAGGGGAAAATATGACAGCAGTATTAACGTGGCCCAGAAGTACTACCGATCTGTCAGTGGCTACAAT GACGAGCTGCTTTGGGCTGCTGCATGGTTGTACCAGGCTACTAACAACCAGTACTACCTGAACTACCTCGGCAACAATGGTGACTCCCTTGGGGGGACCGGATGGGGCATGACTGAGTTTGGTTGGGATGTCAAGTATGCTGGGGTCCAGACACTTGTTGCCAAG TTCTTGATGCAAGGGAAAGCTGGTCGGTATGCACCAGTGTTTGAGAGGTACCAGCAGAAGGCAGAATACTTCATGTGCTCTTGCATTGGAAAGGGCACCCGTAATATTCAGAAGACTCCTGGTGGCCTTATCTTCCGCCAGAGGTGGAACAACATGCAGTTTGTGACAAGTGCCTCCTTCCTCGCCACAGTCTACTCTGACTATCTTGCTTCTGCCGGAAAATCTGTCAACTGTGCTTCTGGCAATGTCTCCCCATCAGAGCTTCTCTCCTTTGCCAAATCACAG GTTGACTATCTTCTTGGGGACAATCCAAGAGCCACAAGTTACATGGTGGGATATGGTAACAACTTCCCACGACAAGTTCACCACAGGGCTTCCTCGATTGTTTCCATTAAGGTTGACAATTCATTTGTCAGCTGCCGAGGGGGTTATGCCACTTGGTTCAGCAGTAAATCAAGTGATCCCAATGTCCTTGTAGGCGCGGTTGTTGGTGGACCTGATGCCTATGACAACTTTGCTGATCAAAGAGACAATTATGAGCAAACTGAGCCTGCTACCTACAACAACGCTCCTCTTTTTGGTTTGTTGGCACGATTAAGCGGTGGTCACAGCGGGTATAACCAGCTCCTTCCAG TGATTCCTGCAGCACCTAAATCCGTTGTTACCCAACCAAGTCCTGCTTCTCAACCCAAAACTACTCCAG CATCTTCTTCTGTCCCAATTGCCATAGAACAGAAGTTGACATCTTCATGGAATGACAAGGGAAAAACTTACTACAGATATTCCACAATTGTGACTAACAAGTCTGCTAAGACTCTGAAGTATCTCAATCTTTCAGTATCAAAGCTCTATGGTCCTTTGTGGGGCCTCACAAAGTCCGGTGATTCATATGCTTTTCCATCATGGCTCAACTCCTTACCTGCTGGAAAGAGTCTTGAGTTTGTCTACATCCATTCTGCTTCACCGGCAGACGTCTCGGTCTCAAGCTACACTTTGGCATAA